One region of Brassica napus cultivar Da-Ae chromosome A10, Da-Ae, whole genome shotgun sequence genomic DNA includes:
- the LOC106433193 gene encoding auxin efflux carrier component 8-like yields the protein MISWLDVYHVFSATVPLYVAMILGYLSAKHLNIFSLEQCAGINKFVAKFSVPLLSFQVISQNNPFKMSPRLILSDILQKIFAFVVLAVVLRFWHPTGGRGGKLGWIITGLSVSVLPNTLILGIPILSAIDGDAAVNILVQIVVLQSLIWYNILLFLFEINAARKITSSGASIEHRGNDNEEADIEQEPKEEVAIVRTRSPGTGKILLKAWQKLIINPNTYAALFGLVWATLHFRLGWKLPEMIGKSVHMISDGGLGMAMFSLGLFMASQSSIIACGTKMAIITMVLKFVIGPALMVASAFSIRLRSTLFRVTVLQAALPQGIVPFVFAKEYNVNPEIASTGVIFGMIISLPITLAYYFVLDL from the exons ATGATCTCTTGGCTTGATGTCTACCATGTTTTTTCAGCAACGGTTCCTCTCTATGTTGCAATGATCCTAGGTTACCTCTCTGCAAAACATCTAAATATCTTCTCTCTCGAACAATGCGCAGGCATCAACAAATTCGTCGCTAAATTCTCGGTCCCTTTGCTTTCTTTCCAAGTAATCTCCCAAAACAACCCTTTTAAAATGAGCCCTAGACTCATTCTCTCAGACATTCTCCAGAAAATCTTCGCCTTTGTTGTATTAGCCGTGGTTTTAAGATTCTGGCATCCAacaggaggaagaggaggaaagTTGGGTTGGATCATAACCGGATTATCTGTATCCGTGTTGCCAAACACTCTCATTCTTGGAATCCCAATCTTAAGTGCCATCGATGGAGATGCAGCTGTGAACATCTTGGTGCAGATTGTTGTCTTGCAGAGCTTGATTTGGTACAACATCTTGCTCTTCTTATTCGAGATTAATGCCGCGAGGAAGATAACATCTTCTGGAGCTTCCATAGAACACAGAG GCAATGACAATGAAGAAGCTGATATAGAGcaagagccaaaagaagaagTAGCAATAGTGAGAACAAGATCTCCTGGAACTGGGAAGATTCTATTGAAGGCTTGGCAAAAGCTTATAATCAATCCTAATACATACGCAGCGTTGTTTGGATTAGTTTGGGCTACTTTACATTTCAG ATTGGGATGGAAATTGCCTGAGATGATCGGTAAATCAGTACATATGATATCTGATGGAGGCTTAGGAATGGCCATGTTCAGCTTAG GTCTTTTCATGGCATCACAAAGTAGTATCATAGCATGTGGAACAAAAATGGCGATCATAACAATGGTCCTCAAGTTTGTAATAGGACCAGCTCTTATGGTTGCTTCTGCATTTAGCATCAGGTTACGAAGTACTCTTTTCAGAGTCACAGTTTTACAG GCTGCATTGCCACAAGGGATTGTGCCATTTGTTTTCGCAAAAGAGTATAATGTTAATCCGGAAATCGCTAGTACGGG gGTGATATTTGGAATGATAATTTCCTTACCAATAACTTTGgcatattattttgtattggACCTATGA
- the LOC106372128 gene encoding mitochondrial outer membrane protein porin 3, with product MGKGPGLYTEIGKKARDLLYKDYQGDQKLSITTYSSTGVAITTSGTNKGDLFLGDVVTQIKNKNFTADIKVASDSSILTTFTYDEATPGLKAIVSAKVPDQKSAKVELQYMHPHAGICTSVGLTANPVVNFSGVIGTSVLALGTDVSFDTESGNFKHFNTGVSFTKDDLIASLTLNDKGEKLTASYYHIVNPLKNTVVGAEVSHNLKSQVNSITVGTQHALDPLTTVKARVNNAGIANALIQHEWRPKSFITISGEVDSKAIEKSAKVGFALALKP from the exons ATGGGTAAAGGTCCAGGACTCTACACCGAGATCGGCAAAAAGGCCAGAG ATCTTTTGTACAAGGACTACCAAGGAGACCAGAAGCTCAGTATCACCACTTACTCTTCAACCGGTGTT gcaATCACTACAAGTGGAACAAACAAGGGAGATTTGTTTCTGGGTGATGTAGTTACCCAAATCAAGAATAAGAACTTCACTGCTGATATCAAAGTTGCCTCTGATTCTTCT ATCCTGACCACTTTCACCTATGATGAGGCTACCCCTGGATTGAAGGCAATCGTTAGCGCCAAGGTGCCTGATCAAAAATCCGCCAAG GTTGAGCTCCAGTATATGCACCCACATGCAGGTATCTGCACCAGCGTTGGATTGACAGCTAACCCCGTTGTCAACTTCTCCGGTGTGATTGGAACCAGTGTCTTGGCTCTTGGTACCGATGTCTCCTTCGACACCGAATCTGGCAACTTCAAGCATTTCAATACCGGTGTGAGCTTCACCAAGGATGATTTGATTGCTTCTCTTACCTT gaatgACAAAGGTGAGAAATTGACTGCATCGTACTACCACATTGTCAACCCGTTGAAGAACACGGTGGTTGGAGCTGAGGTGAGCCACAACTTGAAGAGCCAGGTGAACTCGATAACCGTGGGTACTCAGCACGCTTTGGACCCATTGACCACAGTGAAGGCGCGCGTGAACAACGCTGGTATAGCCAACGCGCTGATCCAACACGAGTGGCGTCCAAAGTCGTTCATCACCATCTCTGGAGAGGTTGACTCTAAGGCGATCGAGAAGAGTGCCAAGGTTGGGTTTGCTCTCGCTCTCAAGccttga
- the LOC125579029 gene encoding MATH domain and coiled-coil domain-containing protein At2g42460-like produces the protein MGVLCMNWKHTRNQNKPYRSIFLQMEKALSWEIDDISKRNNWIYSDKFSSGGCEWYAEVDPKGSCCSDHLSLFLCVGNPNPLRPGWKRRAIFSFVLLNQSGQVLFRSSEQRKYSMFCAEVPSWGFEKALPLTKLGLLEKDKLTVEVYIKVLEVVHQGKSTENDIIDFDGFQISASQVFPVANILYQDPHYVVDFKPENQWVQTKYMYLLGLVETLSKPPQSLSATELSNAQRDLTALKESGFKLDWLNSKLEEVSLEWKKAAHSSYESGIYQLEERVENVELSLSDVIVELDKVKTKSAAGAQVSSFQFIDFLIKRFFLSCFSFSKS, from the exons atgggAGTATTATGCATGAATTGGAAACATACAAGAAATCAAAACAAGCCTTATCGATCAATATTTTTACAGATGGAGAAGGCATTGAGTTGGGAGATAGATGACATCTCCAAGAGGAACAATTGGATATATTCTGATAAATTCTCAAGTGGTGGCTGCGAATG gTATGCTGAGGTGGATCCCAAGGGATCCTGTTGCTCTGATCACTTGTCTCTGTTCCTTTGCGTTGGGAATCCTAATCCATTGAGACCTGGATGGAAAAGGAGAGCTATTTTTAGCTTCGTTTTGTTGAATCAATCCGGCCAAGTTCTATTCAGATCATCAG AACAAAGGAAATACAGTATGTTCTGCGCTGAGGTCCCAAGCTGGGGTTTCGAGAAGGCGTTGCCTCTTACCAAGCTAGGGTTACTGGAAAAGGACAAACTAACCGTTGAAGTCTACATCAAAGTCCTTGAAGTTGTTCATCAAGGAAAATCAACTGAGAATGATATAATAGATTTCGATGGTTTCCAGATCTCCGCTTCTCAA GTTTTCCCAGTGGCCAATATTCTCTATCAGGACCCACACTATGTAGTAGATTTCAAACCTGAGAACCAATGGGTCCAAACAAAGTACATGTATCTCCTTGGCCTCGTCGAGACACTGAGCAAGCCTCCACAGAGCTTGTCTGCGACAGAACTAAGCAATGCTCAAAGAGATTTGACTGCGCTGAAGGAGTCAGGCTTCAAACTTGACTGGTTAAATTCAAAGCTTGAGGAGGTTTCCTTGGAGTGGAAGAAAGCAGCACATTCTTCTTATGAGTCTGGGATCTATCAACTAGAGGAACGGGTCGAGAATGTGGAATTGTCTTTGTCAGATGTCATAGTTGAACTAGACAAGGTGAAGACTAAATCTGCTGCTGGTGCCCAAGTTTCTTCGTTTCAGTTTATAGATTTTCTTATAAAGAGATTCTTTCTCTCTTGCTTCTCATTCTCAAAATCCTAG
- the LOC106370559 gene encoding probable pectate lyase 19 produces MEMARLLKLMCVFCIAGLIPTIKANISELDEYWSQRADEAREFTLQAYHSDPYEIVDHFHERHYDNSTDDTTTEEHSSNSTDVTATEEDNSNSTDVTATEEDSSTKPEEEGTEVIEMVGNSKNSTRRSLKGKGKGKWSKLKGPCTASNPIDKCWRCRSNWANRRKKLAKCVRGFGHGTTGGKRGRIYVVTSNLDEDMVNPIPGTLRHAVIQKEPLWIIFKNDMSIRLSQELLVNSDKTIDARGADVHIAHGAGITMQFVRNVIIHGLHIHHISESNGGMIRDSVDHFGMRTRADGDGLSIYGSSNIWIDHVSMSKCQDGLIDAIVGSTAITISNSHFTHHNDVMLLGAQNNMNEADQKMQVTVAYNHFGKGLVQRMPRIRWGFVHVVNNDYTHWELYAIGGSQGPTILSHGNRFIAPPHLPYYKEVTKRDYASEDEWKHWTWRSEKDIFMNGAFFRQSGDPHYKSAHTRKQMIKPKNGYAVSKLTKYAGALDCRVGRRC; encoded by the exons atggaGATGGCTAGGTTGTTAAAGTTGATGTGTGTGTTCTGTATTGCTGGTCTGATTCCGACCATAAAAGCCAACATTTCGGAGTTGGACGAGTATTGGTCACAACGAGCCGACGAAGCCCGAGAGTTCACTCTTCAAGCTTATCATTCTGATCCTTACGAAATCGTGGATCACTTTCATGAACGTCACTACGA CAACTCTACTGATGATACCACGACAGAGGAACATAGTAGCAACTCTACTGATGTTACCGCTACAGAGGAAGATAACAGCAACTCTACTGATGTTACCGCGACAGAGGAAGATAGCAGCACAAAGCCTGAAGAGGAGGGAACTGAGGTCATTGAAATGGTCGGAAACTCGAAGAACAGCACTAGAAGAAGCTTAAAAGGTAAAGGCAAAGGAAAATGGAGCAAGCTTAAGGGACCGTGTACAGCAAGTAACCCGATTGATAAATGCTGGCGTTGCCGTTCGAATTGGGCTAACCGTCGTAAGAAGCTTGCAAAATGTGTCCGCGGGTTCGGCCACGGGACGACCGGTGGGAAACGTGGACGTATCTACGTGGTTACAAGCAACCTCGACGAGGACATGGTGAACCCTATACCAGGGACATTGCGTCACGCCGTGATTCAAAAGGAACCTCTCTGGATCATTTTCAAGAACGACATGAGCATTCGTTTAAGTCAAGAGCTTTTGGTTAATAGCGACAAGACGATCGATGCACGTGGAGCTGATGTCCATATCGCACATGGCGCAGGGATAACGATGCAGTTTGTGAGAAATGTTATTATCCATGGACTGCACATTCACCACATTTCCGAGAGTAACGGTGGTATGATCCGAGACTCGGTAGACCATTTTGGAATGAGGACTAGAGCCGATGGTGACGGTCTATCTATATACGGCTCGTCTAACATATGGATTGACCATGTTTCGATGTCGAAATGTCAAGATGGACTCATTGATGCCATTGTTGGATCCACTGCCATTACAATCTCCAACTCTCACTTCACTCACCACAACGAC GTGATGTTGCTTGGTGCGCaaaacaatatgaatgaagCGGACCAGAAGATGCAAGTCACAGTGGCTTATAACCATTTTGGTAAAGGGCTTGTACAGAGGATGCCAAGGATCCGATGGGGATTTGTTCACGTTGTGAACAATGACTACACTCATTGGGAGCTTTACGCTATCGGAGGTAGTCAAGGGCCGACTATTCTCAGCCACGGAAACCGATTCATAGCTCCTCCACACTTACCTTATTACAAAGAG GTGACAAAGAGGGATTATGCTTCGGAAGACGAGTGGAAACACTGGACATGGAGATCTGAGAAAGATATATTCATGAACGGAGCTTTTTTCAGACAATCTGGGGATCCTCATTACAAAAGTGCTCACACGAGAAAACAAATGATTAAACCTAAAAATGGATATGCTGTTTCTAAGCTGACCAAATACGCAGGAGCACTTGATTGCAGAGTCGGTAGACGCTGTTAG